Proteins co-encoded in one Pirellulales bacterium genomic window:
- a CDS encoding tetratricopeptide repeat protein: MTNEPERSRRKFTGPWDEIKYLRGKLLHWFYERGDRRRAREICRRLAPLLKKVANDRESILRQECWSIVYEVREDFDKAIEHRRREIELMKMLLDEAERSPQKSEILKWCDYSDLSDRLDLLAILYRDAGDLDKAIDTLEDSKRLCRQHRIKFDAQDMLDDYLAERASPAIPLLPVRPAVIEHGASAK, translated from the coding sequence ATGACAAACGAACCTGAACGTTCGCGGAGAAAATTCACCGGCCCGTGGGACGAAATCAAGTACCTTCGCGGCAAATTGCTGCATTGGTTCTACGAGCGCGGAGATCGCCGCAGAGCCCGAGAAATCTGCCGACGGCTGGCGCCTCTGCTGAAAAAGGTCGCGAACGACCGTGAAAGCATCCTCCGGCAGGAGTGCTGGTCGATCGTCTACGAGGTACGAGAGGATTTCGACAAAGCAATCGAGCATAGACGGCGCGAGATCGAATTGATGAAGATGCTGCTCGACGAAGCGGAACGCTCTCCACAGAAATCCGAAATCCTCAAGTGGTGCGACTATAGCGATCTAAGCGATCGGCTGGACCTACTGGCGATTCTCTACCGCGACGCGGGCGATCTCGACAAAGCCATCGACACTCTCGAGGACTCCAAGCGACTCTGCCGGCAGCACCGCATCAAGTTCGACGCCCAGGATATGCTAGACGACTACCTGGCCGAACGAGCGAGTCCGGCAATCCCTCTGCTCCCGGTCCGACCTGCGGTGATTGAACATGGGGCTTCGGCGAAATGA
- a CDS encoding XamI family restriction endonuclease codes for MPVNRDKPHLWKQDTLASVDHYNKWFMKFAPKAFRETRVKQTQIVEQAILDSNDLLGLSPKLLRSYPNLLPTLRMSCCPPLAVDRLVGLANSSKSLVASMEENKLAVKMAGPILTEHLARIVKVVRQLLDPDIFLWISEKREPTQDERHRAATIVSDRLTGAVANPIIRNAQEKRQLAEIKAYLIKKGYKREPHPPGMPLASMKPGTFCIHYSVLTGTAVHKVNVSVDAMIQPHTLRPDGLPILVEAKSAGDFTNTNKRRKEEAKKYSQLKAMFGENLCYLVFLCGYFDAGYLGYEAQDGIDWAWEHRISDFEQFGI; via the coding sequence ATGCCCGTGAATCGCGACAAGCCTCATCTCTGGAAGCAAGACACGCTGGCCTCGGTCGATCATTACAACAAGTGGTTCATGAAGTTTGCTCCGAAGGCGTTTCGGGAAACCCGCGTCAAGCAAACACAGATTGTTGAGCAAGCCATTTTGGACAGCAACGACTTGCTCGGTCTGTCGCCGAAGTTGTTGAGATCGTACCCAAATCTTTTGCCGACGCTCCGCATGTCGTGTTGCCCGCCGCTCGCCGTCGATCGACTGGTTGGTCTCGCGAATAGCAGCAAGAGCTTGGTCGCGAGCATGGAGGAGAACAAGCTTGCCGTCAAAATGGCGGGGCCGATTTTGACCGAGCACTTGGCGAGAATCGTGAAAGTGGTCAGGCAACTGCTGGATCCGGACATCTTCCTGTGGATTTCGGAGAAACGGGAGCCCACCCAAGACGAGCGGCATCGGGCGGCAACGATCGTTTCCGACAGATTGACCGGGGCGGTAGCCAATCCCATCATCAGGAATGCTCAAGAGAAGCGCCAGCTCGCCGAGATTAAGGCATACCTGATTAAGAAGGGCTACAAGAGGGAGCCACACCCGCCCGGAATGCCGCTCGCTTCGATGAAGCCCGGCACGTTTTGCATCCATTACTCCGTTCTGACGGGAACCGCTGTCCACAAAGTCAACGTGTCGGTTGATGCAATGATTCAGCCGCACACGTTGCGGCCCGACGGATTGCCGATCCTCGTCGAAGCGAAGTCGGCGGGCGACTTCACGAACACCAATAAGCGCCGGAAGGAAGAGGCCAAGAAATACAGCCAGCTCAAGGCGATGTTCGGAGAGAACCTCTGTTACCTCGTCTTCTTGTGCGGTTATTTCGATGCCGGGTATCTTGGCTACGAAGCGCAAGATGGGATTGATTGGGCGTGGGAACATCGGATCAGCGACTTCGAGCAGTTCGGGATTTGA